The Oncorhynchus nerka isolate Pitt River linkage group LG9a, Oner_Uvic_2.0, whole genome shotgun sequence genome has a segment encoding these proteins:
- the LOC115134488 gene encoding harmonin isoform X4: MERKVAREFRHKVELLIDNEAEKDYLYDVLRMYHQSMELPVLVGDLKLVINEPSRLPLFDAIRPLIPLKHQVEYDLLTPKRSRKLKEVRLDRTHSEGLGLSVRGGLEFGCGLFISQIVKDGQAGNSGLQMGDEIVRINGYAISSCIHEEVINLIKTKKIVSLKVRQVGMIPVKSTTEEPLKWQFVDQFVSDSGDKKSSVAGLASMGGKEIKEKKVFLSLVGTKGMGVSISSGPTQKPGIYISNVKSGSLAAEVGLQIGDQIVEVNGVEFTNLDHKEAVRVLKSSRSLTITVLTGAGSELFMTDEERLAVEARRELDRRELMHQKRVALETNKMVKEQQEKERQRKMEISQKTAEEEERYRKEMEKIEAAERKHHREWEEDWAPREQPKTKSPSPAPPEINTAPPKSKNSAFGWFYRYEGKLPTLRKKGEKKRKKKKVSNTDTLQEQRKNKKEMEFELKLAAEKEEMYEREKQLKISRLVQEVSETEREDLEESEKVQHWVERLCQTRLEQISCVENESPEMSPPRSPASGPMVRRFPGGLQLATTDLDDLNLDEVDQSLRGPLKRLAPTQPSSSQPPPPLPLPPPSPRLNPTIPNFSPASPRPSPQRLPLLPLHPQAPSLCFYRGLQRTPAPSSSSSSSSATPPPPPPPPPPPFSKYPPTSISSHYPPTPISHFPPSSSHYPPTFQSYRPPSSPRPSPQPPPPPSPPSPPPPSQHPEEQPGGGSHGGYHHHPTSPPETRSEWEGGGYMPRGGYYSSNASEMSYPSSPKVMRNTSHISGISNVSNSLQIAPSPPNQRRQMAPVMSKPVMLSQNQSHRPTLHAEGLPPEMLKRMVTYNNSFRSNNKRQSDVWSDCLLYFPGSQPVLSVGCSSPLYTFNTPTKLTVEVKYYVHALGLLLSQGRYADGVDAE, from the exons GTGGAGCTGCTCATTGACAATGAGGCTGAAAAGGATTACCTGTACGATGTCCTGCGGATGTATCACCA GTCCATGGAGCTGCCCGTGTTGGTGGGGGACCTGAAGCTGGTCATCAACGAGCCCAGCCGCCTGCCGCTGTTTGATGCCATCCGGCCCCTCATTCCCCTCAAACACCAGGTGGAGTACGACCTGCTCACCCCCAAGAGGTCACG TAAGCTGAAGGAGGTGCGTCTGGATCGTACTCATTCTGAGGGTCTGGGGCTGAGCGTGAGAGGGGGCCTGGAGTTCGGCTGTGGACTCTTCATCTCACAGATCGTCAAGGATGGACAGGCTGGAAACAGTGGCCTgcag ATGGGAGATGAGATTGTCCGCATCAATGGATACGCCATCTCTTCCTGTATCCACGAGGAAGTCATCAACCTCATCAAGACCAAGAAAATCGTGTCGCTCAAAGTCCGGC AGGTTGGGATGATACCAGTGAAGAG TACAACAGAGGAGCCTCTGAAGTGGCAGTTCGTGGACCAATTTGTGTCTGATTCTGGG gataaGAAGAGCAGTGTGGCAGGCCTGGCATCCATGGGAGGGAAGGAGATCAAGGAGAAGAAGGTGTTCCTGAGCCTGGTGGGCACCAAGGGCATGGGCGTCAGCATCTCCAGTGGCCCCACACAGAAGCCTGGCATCTACATCAGTAACGTCAAATCTGGATCCCTCGCTGCTGAAGTAGGACTGCAG ATTGGTGACCAGATCGTGGAGGTGAACGGGGTGGAATTCACCAATCTGGACCACAAAGAG GCTGTAAGAGTTCTGAAGAGTAGCAGGAGTCTAACCATCACAGTTCTCACCGGCGCA GGCAGTGAGTTGTTTATGACAGACGAGGAGCGTCTGGCGGTGGAGGCTCGCAGGGAGCTGGACAGACGAGAGTTGATGCACCAGAAAAGGGTTGCCCTGGAGACTAACAAGATGGTCAAGGAgcagcaggagaaagagaggca GAGAAAGATGGAGATTTCTCAGAAGACTGCCGAGGAAGAGGAACGCTATCGGAAGGAGATGGAGAA GATCGAGGCTGCGGAGAGGAAGCACCACAGGGAGTGGGAGGAGGACTGGGCGCCTAGAGAGCAACCCAAAACCAAGAGTCCCTCCCCGGCCCCGCCTGAAATCAACACCGCACCCCCCAAGTCCAAGAACTCTG CTTTCGGATGGTTTTATCGCTACGAAGGGAAGCTGCCCACGCTCCGCAAG aaaggagagaagaagaggaagaagaagaaggtgtCCAACACAGACACCCTGCAGGAACAGAGGAAAAACAAGAAGGAGATGGAGTTTGAGCTCAAGCTGGCTGCAGAGAAAGAGGAGATGTATGAACGAGAGAAGCAGCTGAAGATCAGTAGACTGGTGCAGGAG GTGTCAGAGACAGAGCGGGAGGATCTGGAGGAGTCAGAGAAGGTGCAGCACTGGGTGGAACGTCTCTGTCAGACACGCCTGGAACAGATTTCCTGTGTGGAGAACGAGTCCCCAGAG ATGTCCCCTCCTCGGTCTCCTGCCTCTGGGCCCATGGTGAGGCGTTTCCCCGGGGGTCTCCAGCTGGCCACCACTGACCTTGATGATTTGAACTTGGAtgaggtggaccagagcctgagGGGGCCCCTGAAGAGACTGGCCCCCACCCAGCCTTCTTCCTCCCAGCCCCCGccccccctacctctccctccaccctctcccagaCTCAACCCCACCATCCCCAACTTCTCTCCTGCCTCACCACGACCATCGCCCCAAcgcctcccccttctccccctccacccgCAAGCCCCCTCCCTCTGCTTCTACCGCGGCCTCCAGAGGAcgccagccccctcctcctcctcctcctcctcctccgccaccccacctccacctccacccccacctccacctccttttTCTAAGTACCCTcctacctccatctcctctcactaccctcctACCCCAATCTCCcactttcctccctcctcctcacactATCCCCCTACCTTCCAGTCCTACAGGCCCCCgtcctctccccgtccctcccctcagcctccccctcctccttccccaccCTCTCCGCCTCCACCCTCCCAGCACCCTGAGGAGCAGCCGGGGGGAGGGTCCCATGGagggtaccaccaccaccccaccagtcCCCCAGAGACAAGGAGCGAGTGGGAAGGGGGCGGGTACATGCCGAGGGGCGGTTACTACTCGTCCAACGCCAGTGAAATGTCCTACCCCTCCAGCCCTAAG GTGATGAGAAACACTTCCCATATCAGTGGCATCTCCAATGTAAGCAATTCCCTG CAAATCGCTCCTAGCCCGCCCAACCAGAGGCGTCAGATGGCCCCTGTCATGTCTAAACCAGTCATGCTGTCCCAGAATCAGTCCCATCGACCTACCCTACACGCTGAGGGCCTG CCCCCGGAGATGCTGAAACGGATGGTGACGTATAACAACTCGTTTAGGTCCAACAACAAGAGACAA AGTGACGTGTGGAGTGACTGCCTCCTTTATTTCCCTGGTTCCCAACCTGTCCTTTCTGTTGGATGCAGTAGTCCCTTGTACACATTCAATACCCCAACTAAATTGACTGTGGAAGTTAAGTATTATGTACATGCATTGGGCCTTCTTTTGTCTCAAGGTAGATATGCAGATGGCGTGGATGCTGAGTAG